The genomic DNA CTGCTCTCCAACCCTACGTTTGACTCTGTCTTGTGACTCTTGCCTGCCTTAAGCACCTTTGTAGTCTCACAATTATTATTATGTCTAATATTCCATTTATAGTTCACATTTGACATAGATAGAGGCAGttaccaaaaacatcaaaatttaaatACTATAAATATGGtgttaaaaaaatagtaattaattTATCCATCCGATTATTTGGGATAcctattttttctttttgataACAAAAATGGAATAataaactaaaatgaaaaaaaaaagggaactaAAGCCATAAGCATactttcaccaaaaaaaaaaaagaaagaaaaaaaagccaTAAGCATACTATCCAACCTTAACTGGAGATTGACTAAATGGGAAGTCCTATGAAAAATATGGATGCTTGAGTAGAACTTCATCAAACCAGCTAACGAGTGAGTGGCAAAATTCATACAATTGAGATTTGATTGAAAACTACATTTCAATCCTGGCAACATAACTCCTTAGGATACTTATTTGACTAATAGATTtgatagattattttattataggCACTAAATTAAATCACATCTAAAGGAAATTACTTAAATAAAGGTCAGTTATTACTCTTTTGAAGATACAAATTTGATTTGAGTTTTAAGACGAACAATTCTTAATCATTAAATTAGTCACGAAAGAgatgaatttaatttttgaattattaaaaagaaatgaaataagactaattaaaatatttaatgaaaaATACATTAAACTATAATATTGATGGAAAACATACGTGTCTTAATCAAAtacattcaatattttaaaataaatccaaataatatacatatacacaAGTCTAAGTTGTGTCAAAATGGCGGTGCTCATGTTTTGCAAATTAATTAAAGGCAGGGAAATGAGTTGGGTTTTCACATTTAAAccactatttttatggatttaagaTTAAAACTTTCATATGAACTCGCTGTGTAGCTCATATCTATGTCAAAcatattcaacatattttcaactTATGAAATAATGGCCAATAATCCAACGATTTCTATAAGACAATAGATAAGGTTTTTATCTGTATCTTTTTGAGTCATGACTTGAAGAAAGtctttcactatttcaaaattaacTTGGACTACtgacaaaaatattttattttatttttttatgaaaatttatatttggatttttattactttttagataaaaaaaaaacagatcACGTTAGTTTTTTAACCTCTGAGCCATCTCTTGCTTATAGGGAAAAAATGCATTCACTGCGATAGTGATACACATGATCTAtttctctatttcatcatttttatttattcagCTTGTTGATTTAAATGCAAACCTCAAGGGTTGTACCGAGCTAATAGAGGGATCGAttggatatatatataattagggctcaaataatttgtaattaagtttcgATTTTTTGTATATTAATTACAACATTACTTAGTCATGAAATCATTCCACTAAAGTACCATGACTAAGCTCTCcctattatataccattatgaaagcaacaTATCAAGTGTCTGTCCAACGACCTTATCATATATGTTACCTTCATAAGATATCTTTAGTCTGTTTGGGTTAAATCTGTTCACCCAAAATGAACCTATTTTATTTCACAGTAACTATTACGTATTCTTTCATGAAAAAATAAATTACTAACATATAGTAATTAAATAATTTGTCCCAGACAATTGATCAGTGGTCATGTTACTTTTCCTTCTATCatccaatgagaggatatcatttaccctttaATGGTCTATGGACTTCACTATCGTAAATAACGCTATGTTATGTTGAAGCAGTATATCCAACGTACCAGCTTTCGACATTATTACCAATTGAATTCAGACTTTCAGTACTTTAAATTGTACGAGTCACATATACATAGTCCGTCACTTATTCGAATTTGAGGCGAGCCACATTATGAACATTACAAGTGAAGAAATTCATTAACAGATCTAAGATTTATTCTACTTCGGTCTTATCTGATGTATTGTTAGTCTAGACCATCACATCTTTGTCTTTACCTTCTAGGAGTTATTTGTTTTGATACCTAAGATAAGGTATCCCCTAATTTGACTTGATAAACATCACAATAGTCATTGAATTGATTTACTCAATTTCTACTCATTAGACTATGGATCATTTAGATTACCTACTATATAAGTTATCTTCTCTCATTATGATCTAATCACATAATgcaacttaatattagttaaatgtTAGATAATCTGTTAGTCAATATTTTCTTATACATTTTGCTTTACGTACAAAAACCATTGAGGACAAATACAAACAATATTAATGTGAATGATGgaaattttattaaaccaatctatttgaaaaattacaaatctATATGATGAAAAACTACACTAAATGCACTAGATCCCAACACCACTAGCACCTTGGAAATTAACATCAATGTCATTAGGAAAGTTACATGGCCATTAAACTGATTCCATCTTATTTGTATGCAGTTTTATTTCTCTTAGAAAAACTACATGAGGAGCTTTAACCTTTAACGAATGCCAGAGCCTTTGAATTGCACCTAGGCTTCCAATTCCACAGGGATTCCAACTTAATGTGCTTGTGGATTCAATATGAAAAAATCTAAAAGCAACATCATTCTcggaaactttagcatccagttcACTAATTTCCATTATGCAATATCAACATCCTCTGCAACACCATTTCGTTTACTTATTGATAATTAAACAACCCAGAAGAACTAGTTGTCTTATAGATCTCGCTTGTCTCTTCTAAGTCCTTGTGCCCTTTTTGTGAACCAAAAAATTCTTAGAAACTTCTTTGGAACTAGTCTCTACAATGACACCTGAAACCTATGCTAAAAAATTAGAAGTAATGCAATGTTCCAATTGAGATGCACCCACTATAAACTCTTTTATTGGAATTTTAGCAAAATCAACAAGGATAAATATGATAATTTAACCACAAAATCCTTAACtagaaatttagaaaaaaatcgaTTAAGATCTAACTTAAATTGTTATCAATCAAAATCACTAGAAAACTAATCCATCTTGTTCATTCTTGCTGACCAATCTACCCACCTTAGGATTATCCCCCATGAATGCAACATCCAAAAACAATTCTTTCACAATCTCACTTGCAATATCCGAATTAGAAAAAGATCTAACATCATCTATCATATTAGAAAATTCAACACTCTAAGAATTAGCATTCTCCATCGCGTCTCGTAGGCATGACCTCTTCATCAAAATTAAAACATTGGCTATTAGGGTGAACACATTCAACATCACCAACTATGGTCAAGTAAAccataaacatgaaaaataattgTAGAAAGTCTCTCACATTTTACTTGTAAACATTGAACAATCCTTCCTTGAGCTCCCTTCAGCAAAATATAGCACAACAAGCACTACGGGAAAATAGACTTTTAACGGCCTTTTTTTGCCTTtttaagcgccgctaaaactattTGCAGCGTTTTTACAAGCaccgcaaaaaacgccgctatagataacGCCGTTAAAGTTTGcggcgtttatttaaaaaaactcagctaaaggtcataaaatttaaaaatatatatattataaaatattataaaggtcatgaaaaattaaaattcattatcaaaatattgagaagaataatatccatgatataaatataaaaattttctattaaaattctattaaaattcattatcaaattaaattttctatgaaaaatttaactttaaaactaaatataaaaattgataaattcaaatttagaatttaaaataataaattaataacacaattaaaatccaaaagttagaactcaagttattaaatattaaaataaaaataaaaatatagaatcaaaactaaaataaataataaaattagattaaatataaagatataaataaaatatagcaAGTCTTTTACTAACAACAAGTTCAAATGCATCATCTTGTTTGCGAACCTAAACAACACTGAAAATACAAAGGTCTTTTATAAAAGACAAATTGCTAAGTTTTGAACTAGGAATTCTAATACCTCGGAGGACAATGCAAAGGTTAAAGCTTCATAAACTACACTCTCATCAAGACAAGATGCCAATGAACCTACAAACAGAGGGGAAAAAATATTATAGATTTGAATAGTCTGAAAGTGTCTAAAGGATTTTTGTACACTACTCCAGTCTGTTAATACAGAAGTCGTTGAAAAGGCTATGCATAATATGTACCTACAACATACAAAATAATGTAACGTGAAACCTAAATCCGTTAACTACGAAATTGCAGGAAAAGAGATCTCTTTTCTagcaactaaacacttcaatCTGCAGCGATAAAACATTTCAATTTCTagcaactaaacacttcaatttgcagtacttaaaacattttaatttacaacatttaagcacttcaatttacagtgtttaaacacttcaatttgcagcactttaacatctcaattaacaacatttatatatataactcaattacagcaataaaacatctcaatttccagacaattcaatttacaacatttaaacatttcaatttacagcattttaAACAATAGCAGCCATCAATTAAATAAGAggaattttaaacatttaatagTTATTTCCATCATAATCGACAGCAAATTATCCACCATTTAATTAGCTTAGTTTCAGCATTAATTCGGTAATGAGCAACAATATACAGCAACATTCAATCCACCATACAAAGATATTTCAAACATCAATTTACTCACTTCCGGACCTCATTAACAGCAGCAATTTAACTGATTTCTTTCATACAGTTCTTCCAACCCGCAACAGCAAGATTAAACCACTAAGGATTGATCTTACCTAAACCTGATAAACCATGTTATTAGGATGTTGAAATTTGAAAACCAAGATCATTGCTAGTGCtaattaataaaaacaataaaacatCTAAATGTTGCAAGACAATAAGTTAGGAAAAATAGGGCATGCTTTCAATACTTAAAGGCTAGCTCAAAATGTTCCTAAGTTGCCAAAAGGACTACTAGAGCACTGAAATTTAGTAGGGACTTGAGACAGCTAGAGTTCCTTTCTTTCTacctttttcatttcattttgtcCTCCATATAAATTAATTAGAGCTATAATTTctcttgcaaaaaaaaaaaaccaactacTATCATGAACATTTAAATACTTGTGCACATAACGAGATGAATTATTTCAAGGAACAATTAGTATAAAAAATTAAGGAATTGTTTCAAGGAACAAAATAATAAATACAGAGCATGTTCTGGGTAAAAAATTAACTTTGGAACAACAAAACTAACAACAGTTTTAAGCTCAAACttatacatttattcaattatataattaaaacaacaatcttatataaaataataatataatatttaataaatattcataaaaaatgaataaaatatgtaattacatattaaattaaatgaaatatgccGACAATTGGAAGTGTAGAACATAGAGATATAAATATAAATCTCAAGGATTTCAAACCTCAAAAACAGGCTCTGATTGGTTCCTTGGAGTTCTTTTAACAAGCGATATTAGTATATCCATATGCTTtcaagtagaaaaatttattcaaGAGGGTTACTGTTTATGAATGGAATGCTTGTTAAGTGCCATCTATTAAAGACTACTTACAATTTTCTCAAGTCCTTTGCGAACTAGTGGATCACATTCAATAACACCATACCTTCTACTGCCTTTGCTGGTAAAGgataaacacaaaaaaataagAATTCTATTGTGAGTTATAAGTTATGAGTTAAGGCACAAATAATGAAATATAAGCATTATTTAAAGAATAAATCATACCAAGTATGGAGAGAGACCTACCTTAGCAGATATTTCCAAAGATTTCATGTAAATTTCATTGCTGGGATCCTACAAATACAAAGCTACCAAGTTAAAAAAAAAGCATTCAAGCATTGAATCTATAGATCCATCCATAAATGCAGTAATTGATACTTTAGCCAAACAAAACTACAGAAAAACCTCATCAACTAATTGCTGGAAATATTGAGCTGCCTTTTCGAAGTAAGGCCCGGCCTCATCTTCCTTGTTAGTCAAAAATGCAAAAGAAGTCTGAGCATTTCCCAAACACCATAAAGCATTATGCTTCTTAGGGTTAATCGACAGAGCCTCCTCTAGCTTCGAAATAGCATCTATTcacaattaatttttagtaacaaagaaaattaatatttgaattactaatgaatgaaattaaatttattatgtgcatatatattatgagaaCCTTGAATCATTTTCTGTGAATCTGGAATGCTTTGAAATTGACACAACTCAAGTAAAGCTCCAGCCCATCTTATTAAGTTCTGCAAACAATAAAtataaattagccaaaaatcaattttaattgaaaaaaaaaagatgaagaagaagaagagaaaaacggATCAACAGAAGGAGGAAGCCAACGTCGGCATCGAGAGGATTGGAAGCATAAGTAGCTTCGGAAATTTTACAAGCTTGCTCGAAAAAGTGCAGCCTATCGAGCTCACTCGACGATTCCATGGCTGCTCGTTctaacttcttcttcttcttcttttaccaGGTTCGATATTTCTTATACAAATAACTTGAagataaaaaaaaagataaaataaaacggGAGAGAGTCCGGTGAAGGGAGTAAAAAAGTAGCAAATACCTAAGAACGAGCAACAAAGATAATCTCACTCTCCATTTGCTTTGCTTCTAGCTTTATTATTCAATTCAAGAGTTACTGCTGTTGATGAGGGTGGTTAAGAAGAAGAGGAGCTTAAAGTAGCAAAAGCGGCAGAGAGAAAAGGTGTTTTGAGGATACCGATTTTAGGGGGAAAATTAGGAGTTTCAGGGGGGAATTTGGGGATAAAAAGGCGCCattttttaagtaaaataatttttgCTTATCTTTTACGGCATTTTtcataaaaacgccactaatctccattttatatctttttttttttgttatcaatgtttttatttatttattaattttttttaggtctaatatttaaatacatcaaatggtttagattaaatatttttgaaaataaaagtattaatgtaacaccccctaaccccaaaccgtcgccaGAACGAGGTTATGAGACATTACTGGACATATcggacaacttacgaataatttacaattaatataactttcatagtataatataataattaagtccctatcttgaactctcgaagttcaaacacgattaaaagtagaacgggacttgttcgagtattccaatttttttttataaaaatttcaagacatttcgcttatttttacctaaacctcctgcaaattcaaaccaaaacaaccaacaccaatatttcacattcatatactaatatttatattattaacaaaattttaatttaataactatcatagcatcattcaaaattgattaaaacttcattcatttaacaacttaatgttcatgtatcaaaatatcatgtactttccttaccatttcatttaaccatctaaattttataattcatccttcactacccaaagtaatatacatattcaagtgactaaataacacctatgtacatgccagttttacccaaaagaaaaatatacatcaccaagtttgtgttggagtcgggattgttctggatgctgagccgggacacttgacttctactaacttgtgcatggaaacaaccgtacgctgagtatggatatactcagtggtattactataaaccaagactatttaacattaataaattacaaacatcaaccataaattttataattatttaaactacttttatataaaattattttacttcataaatcttaaattcataattcatttttctcatactaactcaattcataatttagttcatacattctttctcgtacttttcaatagtgctaaaacaaataatctcattttcaaaatttcatttcaattatttaccctattaacaaagctcggactatgacagatacgcggatttccacccaaacacaccagaatatccaacccaaacacacccggaatattgtaaatcctccataacacaccggtataatatatcctcccaaacacaccaataaggcattaaatgcctattcggataaaccgaagtatataataacagaaacatcttctcggccgaactacaatctcttcatcacatcacaaatccaatggcatgccatttgtatcgaatctagtccgacaagttaatagggtattattttactttttctaatttcaatttcatttacacaaaaaatttcaatactcattcaattcaaatatctattatcttaattcatatacaaattaattttcacacaagtgtataccatcaacaccatacaattgtcaccatttatttatttttcaatcaatacacttttcaaataatcacatacttacctcaagccttacttaccatacataacaattaaaatttcagcaatcaataataattaaaatttaaattatagtaatacacatcGTAATTCTctcgttttagtcctcgatgactttctcatttcctttcgatgctgatgcttcaggttctttgttggctacgaaaataatagtaatttacattattatttacagcattaattataataaataattaaatttctaaacaactcctaccttattcccaatttaatcctaactaaacttaattattttcttaatccaattcactctctttttctattcaaattttgtctaaacttatatttaactataaaatttccagcatatttctctaattttgaaatttcttcaatttagtccctacaacataaaacttatagcctagtttacaatttaatcccttaatcaattctaacttagaattcattcaattaaatccctaattccataattttccaacatgaaccctacttggaaacatatgaactcttgaactatcaacttaatttcatcaaaatcttgtttcaaagctcctaaaacatcaaaattaactaaaaaggacttaattgacttaccttttaaagcttcaaaccttaaaaccctagtttttcctttctcttttcttcatttctttttctttccctgtttCAAAATGCTTctgttttgtttcttcttttttcttttgtctttctttttattcttttattatttcatttattttacttatttattttatcatttaactaatatatattattattaatttaataacaatataattAACACATTTGTATACATGTATCTTTGTACATTTGTACACTATTATTACCAtccatttgtctttcttttatttatttaacaaataaaaatcttataatattaatatttaattaataaatatctttaacttaaaatttaagtaaatacataattataatacaaatgtatatattcatattattacaaatgtcattatttaatttgtttttcataccaaaaatcttataatttaattatttaattaacaaatatctttatacttaaattataagtaattaaatatttaaattacaaatgtacccatacaattcttacacatgtatattttattaccatacaattgtcttctatttaatttatttataatatattatcaattaaataatcataacaatttaatataaaaccataataataatcattataatatataaaacctaaaaaaatctttgattttatttcaccaatatgccacctcatttgtagtcaatggcttaattgccattttaatccttttattttctattgctttataattaaacttttaccctttattcaatttaattcttttattacttactctaaattaagctaaattcacttaattagatcctaattagacacaccactaggctcataaatatttttaataattattttgaacttatttcactaagacggaggccctataactcacttttcctaGGTGCTGTGAATTTcggtcattacatttctcccccccttaataaatttcgtcctcgaaatttacctgagaagAGATGAGGATATTGTACTCTCATAGTTTCCTCTGGTTCCCAAGTCACTTCTTCAACATTATGATTTCTCCATAGGACtttcactaaaggaacctttttatttcttaactctttcacttctcgtgccaAAAtttgaaccggctcttcttcatatgaTAGATCAGGTCAAACTTCAATATCTTCTGTAGAAATTATATGAGAAGGATTTGATCTATATTTCcgtagcatcgaaacatgaaaaacatcataaaTCCTTTGTAATTCAGAAGGTAAagccaatcgatatgcaactggtccaattctttccactatttcatacggtccaataaaacgtggggtcaatttacctttccgaccaaatctcaaaacttttttCCAATGAGAAACCtttagaaatactttgtctccaactgaaTATTCAATATCCCGACGTTTCAGATCAGCATGAGATTTTTGTCTATCAAAAGCTGCTTTTAATCTCTGTTGAATCTTCTTGACTGTTTCTTCTGTTTCACGAATCAATTCCGGCCCAATTACTTTTCTTTCActcaattccatccaacatacTGGTGATCTACATTTTCGACCATATaacgcttcatacggagccatctgaatactaaattggaaactattattatagacaAACTCACTAGTGGCAAATATCGCTCCCAACTTCGCTTCAAACTCAATAATACAAGCTCAAGCATATCTTCTAGTACTGAATTACCGTTCGGATCGTCtgtcggtttggggatgaaaagtcaTCTTGAAACTAAGTCTAGTACCCAACGACTCATGTAATCtgtctccaaaatctcgatgtgaaccgAGGATCTCGATCTGAAATTATTGATATCGGAATGCCATGTAGTCTAACAATTTCTCGAATATATACGTCTGCAAGCTTCTGCAACGACCAATCAGTCCTGACTGctataaaatgtgctgacttggtaagtctatcaactatcacccaaatagcattctttttgctTGCTGACAACGGTAATCCCGTAATAAAATTCATCGTGatgcgatcccatttccattcaggaatattaataggctgaagcaatccagtaGGAACCTGATGTTCTACCTTTACCCgttggcaagtcagacatttacttacaaattctactatgtctcttttcatccctggCCTCCAGTATAATTCTCTTAAATCTCGATACATTTTCGTGCCTCCCGGGTGCATAGCAAACGAACTATCATGAGCTTCACGTAGAATTAACTCTTTGAGCTCAGAAGTATTTGGAATACAAATCCGATTTCGAAACCTCAAGCATCCACaatcatcaatactaaaattttctaCTGTGCCATTCTGTaccatctctcttttcttcaataatttgtCATCTTCCAACTGAGCTAATCTAATCTGATCAAACATTACCGGTTTTACTCTTAATTCGGCCAAAAGACTCCCATCATCAGTGATACTAAGCCGTACAAACATTGCTCTTAATTCAATTACAGCTTTTCTGCTTaatgcatcagctacaacattagctattcccggatgatagtctataacacaatcataatctttcagaagctcgatccaacgcctttgtctcaaattcaattccttctgagaaagaagatacttcaaactcttatgatcagtatagaTGTAGCATTTTTTACCATaaagataatgtctccaaatcttcaatgcaaaaatcacagctgctaactcaagatcatgagtgggataattcctttcatgtgatttcaattgacgagatgcataggctattaccttcccatcctgcatcaatacacaacccaaaccactcaaagaagcatcactatatactacaaattctttacccgattctggcaatgtcaaaactggtgcttcagttaacattcgcttcaatgtttcaaaacttttctgacattgatTATCCCAAATAAAAGGAACATTCTTCTGCAATAGTTTAGTCATTAGTAGTACTATCttcgagaatccatttacaaacctcctGTAATACCCAGCTAAACTGAGAAAACTGCGTACCTCCGATACATTATTTGGCGCCTTCCACTGAACAATTGCTTCGATCTttttcggatcaactcggattccatctgcagatactacatgtcccagaaataccacttctgataaccagaactcgcatttactgaactttCCATATAACTGTTTCTCTCGTAAAATTTGTAGAACTATTCGAAGATGCTGATCATGTTTTGCCTCTGTCTTCGAATataccaatatatcatcaatgaaaaccacCACAAACTAATCTAAATACGGCTGAAAGAtacgattcatgagatccataaaagcaactggggcatttgttaacccaaatggcattaccaagaactcataatggccatacctcgtacGAAAAGTTGTTTTCGGTACATCACTTTCTTTTACCTTCAACTAATAGTAACCCGACCTTaagtcaatcttcgaaaacacagaagctcctctcaactgatcaaataaatcatcaatgcgaggcaacgggtacttatttttaattgttaccttgttcaactgtcggtaatcaatacaaagtcgcatagagccatctttctttttaacaaacaatacTGGAGCTCCCTAGGGTGAAATGCTTGGTCTAATAAATCCACGATCTAGTAAATCTTGTAATCgcaccttcaactctttcaactcgattAGGCGACATTCGATCTGAGGTATAGAAATTGGTGTTGTACCTGGATAcacctcaa from Gossypium arboreum isolate Shixiya-1 chromosome 9, ASM2569848v2, whole genome shotgun sequence includes the following:
- the LOC108456533 gene encoding mitochondrial import receptor subunit TOM20-like, which translates into the protein MESSSELDRLHFFEQACKISEATYASNPLDADNLIRWAGALLELCQFQSIPDSQKMIQDAISKLEEALSINPKKHNALWCLGNAQTSFAFLTNKEDEAGPYFEKAAQYFQQLVDEDPSNEIYMKSLEISAKVGLSPYLQRQ